The Perca fluviatilis chromosome 2, GENO_Pfluv_1.0, whole genome shotgun sequence genome includes a region encoding these proteins:
- the LOC120572787 gene encoding zona pellucida sperm-binding protein 3-like — MGSRQLIVFGFVLACVLLSDARFLSTSEPTYWEVEVEVSPTAEPEREHSRKPTQPARSFRAKQIQPTLKPHSWKFPEDPVDLVKKPPVKLELRQPVTTNRVAVRCGESRIQVEVSQDLLGLGKLIKPEEITLGGCSATEVDILSHVLVFESELHACGSRLVMTENVFIYAFTLVYNPKVSGRSPIVRSQSAVIGVECHYPNKIISSLSLQRIP; from the exons ATGGGGTCCAGGCAGCTTATTGTGTTTGGCTTTGTGCTTGCGTGTGTCCTGCTTAGTGACGCTCGATTCCTCAGTACGAGCGAGCCGACCTACTGGGAAGTCGAGGTGGAAGTCTCGCCAACAGCAGAACCTGAAAGGGAGCACTCCAGGAAGCCTACTCAACCAGCTCGCAGCTTTCGTGCAAAGCAGATTCAGCCAACACTCAAACCGCACTCCTGGAAGTTTCCAGAAGATCCTGTGGATTTGGTGAAAAAGCCCCCTGTCAAGCTTGAACTGCGGCAGCCGGTGACGACCAACCGTGTTGCTGTGAGGTGTGGGGAAAGTAGGATCCAAGTTGAAGTGAGCCAGGACCTGCTGGGCCTCGGCAAGCTGATAAAGCCAGAGGAAATCACACTCGGGGGTTGTTCAGCCACTGAAGTCGACATCTTGTCTCACGTGCTggtctttgaaagtgagctgcACGCCTGTGGTAGCAGACTAGTG ATGACGGAGAATGTCTTCATTTATGCTTTTACACTGGTCTACAACCCCAAAGTGTCTGGCAGGAGTCCCATCGTAAGGAGTCAGAGTGCTGTCATTGGAGTGGAGTGCCACTACCCGAACAAAATTATAAGCTCGCTCAGCCTGCAAAGAATCCCTTGA